One Gemmatimonadaceae bacterium genomic window carries:
- a CDS encoding glutamate racemase, whose amino-acid sequence MSRIGWPSLPSTICLLARTRSSRHNYGTCPCRCRRYRAPVAPPSSRRCIGEVAISGTVDITGADAPIGVFDSGLGGLTVVRALRARLPHESLIYVGDTARVPYGPKSPDTVRQYATQIAQWLSGEGVKAIVVACNTATAHALTHLQSVMTVPVIGVVAPGARAAVSATRGGPIGVIGTTGTINSGAYEQAIRAIAPAMVVVGRACPLFVPLVEEGWMDHPATRLIVREYLAPLADSHIDTLVLGCTHYPLLAPVIAEAVGPGVRLIDSAEETALEIHRVLASARLLNRAPAEPQVRFVASDAADRFLALGRRFLDDTMAHVEHVSFP is encoded by the coding sequence CCCGTGTCGCTGTCGGCGATACCGCGCGCCGGTGGCGCCACCGTCATCGCGACGCTGCATTGGTGAGGTCGCGATCAGCGGTACCGTGGACATAACGGGTGCCGATGCCCCCATCGGAGTATTTGACTCCGGCCTTGGTGGGCTGACGGTAGTGCGCGCCTTGCGCGCGCGCCTCCCGCATGAGTCGCTCATTTACGTGGGTGACACCGCGCGCGTGCCCTATGGACCCAAGAGCCCTGACACCGTGCGCCAGTATGCGACGCAAATCGCGCAATGGCTGTCCGGTGAGGGTGTGAAGGCGATTGTGGTCGCGTGCAACACGGCCACGGCGCATGCCTTGACGCATCTGCAATCGGTCATGACAGTGCCGGTGATCGGTGTCGTCGCTCCGGGTGCGCGCGCCGCGGTGTCGGCCACGAGGGGTGGACCGATCGGTGTGATCGGCACGACCGGCACCATCAACTCGGGTGCGTACGAGCAGGCCATCCGTGCCATCGCGCCGGCCATGGTCGTGGTCGGCAGGGCCTGCCCGTTGTTCGTTCCGCTGGTGGAAGAAGGATGGATGGATCATCCGGCGACGCGGCTGATTGTGCGCGAGTATTTGGCCCCGCTGGCCGACTCGCACATTGACACGCTGGTGCTGGGGTGCACCCACTATCCGCTGCTGGCACCCGTCATCGCTGAGGCGGTCGGACCTGGCGTCCGACTCATTGACAGCGCCGAGGAAACTGCGCTGGAAATCCATCGGGTCCTCGCCTCTGCACGACTGCTGAACCGGGCGCCTGCTGAACCACAGGTTCGGTTTGTGGCATCAGACGCCGCGGACCGATTCCTCGCGCTCGGACGACGGTTTCTCGACGACACGATGGCCCACGTTGAGCACGTCTCCTTCCCCTGA
- a CDS encoding UDP-2,3-diacylglucosamine diphosphatase: protein MLPTPCYVIGDAHLGVATPEAERALLDFLRALPARARSLVIMGDLFDFWFAWREAMPRRGFRVLAAIADLRDAGVEVLWIGGNHDCWGGDALMAETGVHYTLEPWRDQIGEWPVLLAHGDGLRLKEDAPYRRLRTVLRHPLSIRAFGWLHPDFATRVAVSSSDTSRHRRAGDEGRGLLAIATPSLESVDGPQLVIHGHSHVPTLQPVGRGWYANAGAWYLDRQFLRIDDRSITRAVWTGSGEGDVLNVGHRVVEKPSSEREESVRGV from the coding sequence GTGCTTCCCACTCCGTGCTACGTGATCGGCGACGCCCACCTTGGCGTCGCCACGCCCGAGGCCGAACGCGCGCTGCTGGACTTCCTGCGAGCGCTGCCGGCCAGGGCCCGTTCGCTCGTCATCATGGGCGATCTCTTCGACTTCTGGTTCGCATGGCGCGAGGCCATGCCTCGTCGCGGATTCCGGGTACTGGCGGCCATTGCCGATCTGCGTGATGCCGGCGTGGAGGTCCTCTGGATTGGCGGCAATCACGACTGTTGGGGTGGGGATGCCCTGATGGCCGAGACCGGTGTGCACTACACCCTCGAACCGTGGCGTGATCAGATTGGCGAATGGCCCGTGCTGCTGGCCCACGGGGACGGGTTGCGTCTCAAGGAAGATGCGCCCTATCGCCGACTTCGCACCGTGCTGCGCCATCCGTTGTCGATCAGGGCATTTGGCTGGCTTCATCCAGACTTCGCGACACGGGTCGCTGTGTCGTCGTCGGATACCAGTCGTCATCGGCGCGCCGGTGACGAAGGGCGCGGACTGCTGGCGATCGCGACCCCTTCGCTCGAATCCGTGGATGGACCGCAACTCGTGATTCACGGCCATTCGCACGTCCCGACACTGCAACCGGTTGGACGCGGCTGGTACGCCAATGCCGGCGCCTGGTATCTGGACCGCCAATTCCTGCGAATCGACGACCGTTCAATCACGCGCGCGGTCTGGACCGGTTCAGGGGAAGGAGACGTGCTCAACGTGGGCCATCGTGTCGTCGAGAAACCGTCGTCCGAGCGCGAGGAATCGGTCCGCGGCGTCTGA
- a CDS encoding acyl-CoA thioesterase — protein MPLESVSEFRVRYAETDQMGVVYHANYLIWCEIGRTDFIRALGTTYAQLERDGVLLAVSDAALRFHASARYDDPIRVYTRLTDARSRALTFSYRIVRADTDALLVSGTTGLVSLDASGRLVALPATMRRMLEAVLTTDLTGVTA, from the coding sequence ATGCCTCTGGAATCCGTATCCGAGTTCCGCGTGCGTTATGCGGAGACCGATCAGATGGGTGTGGTGTATCACGCCAACTATCTGATCTGGTGTGAAATCGGTCGCACGGACTTCATCCGCGCCCTCGGGACGACGTACGCCCAACTGGAGCGTGACGGGGTGCTGCTGGCGGTCTCGGACGCCGCGCTGCGCTTTCATGCTTCCGCTCGCTATGATGACCCCATACGCGTGTACACCCGATTGACGGACGCGCGCTCTCGGGCGCTGACGTTTTCCTATCGCATTGTTCGGGCCGACACCGATGCGCTGCTGGTGTCCGGTACCACGGGACTTGTGTCGCTCGATGCGAGCGGACGGCTGGTGGCGTTGCCGGCAACAATGCGCCGCATGCTTGAAGCGGTCCTCACGACTGACCTGACCGGAGTGACGGCATGA
- a CDS encoding peptidylprolyl isomerase: protein MATWARAEPAVASRPIGDYERLVRQWLVPGARQPRAVIHTERGDITLELFGADAPLVVEAFLRLASSGYYRNTMFHRVVPNFVAQDGDGRGDGSGGPGFALRESYSRRRHDRGALGLATSGPDTGGSQYYLCHSSQPHLDGGYTVFGRIVDGFEVLDRIVQGDRMQRIEVR from the coding sequence ATGGCAACGTGGGCCCGCGCCGAGCCCGCCGTCGCGTCCCGTCCGATTGGCGACTACGAGCGCCTGGTGCGGCAATGGCTTGTTCCCGGTGCGCGTCAGCCACGCGCGGTGATCCACACCGAGCGGGGTGACATCACGCTCGAACTGTTCGGCGCCGATGCGCCGCTCGTGGTTGAGGCCTTCCTGCGGCTCGCGTCAAGCGGATACTACCGCAACACGATGTTCCACCGTGTGGTGCCCAATTTCGTCGCACAGGACGGCGACGGGCGTGGTGACGGCAGTGGCGGCCCGGGCTTCGCGCTGCGCGAGAGCTACTCTCGACGGCGTCATGATCGGGGAGCACTGGGGCTGGCGACCTCGGGCCCGGACACCGGCGGGAGTCAGTACTACCTGTGCCACTCGTCACAGCCGCATCTCGACGGCGGCTACACGGTGTTTGGTCGTATCGTCGACGGCTTCGAGGTGCTCGATCGCATTGTGCAGGGCGATCGCATGCAGCGCATCGAGGTGCGATGA
- the rfaE2 gene encoding D-glycero-beta-D-manno-heptose 1-phosphate adenylyltransferase — MVTSGQPRAPATKVMDWATAREWRLLVEGPVVFTNGVFDLLHPGHVDVLYGARREGAALIVGINSDASVRRLKGPTRPVRATAARAYVLAALEMVDAVVVFDEDTPRELVAALDPDVIVKGGDYAPDTIVGAAHVMARGGRVVVIPLTEGQSTTSIIERLRG, encoded by the coding sequence ATGGTGACGTCCGGGCAACCCCGCGCGCCAGCGACGAAGGTGATGGACTGGGCCACCGCGCGCGAATGGCGTTTGCTGGTAGAGGGCCCGGTGGTCTTTACCAATGGCGTATTCGATCTGTTGCATCCCGGTCACGTGGATGTGCTGTATGGCGCACGGCGTGAGGGGGCCGCGCTCATCGTCGGCATCAACAGCGACGCCTCCGTGCGTCGCCTCAAGGGGCCCACGCGTCCCGTGCGTGCCACCGCCGCGCGCGCGTACGTGCTGGCCGCGTTGGAAATGGTCGATGCGGTGGTGGTCTTCGACGAGGACACGCCTCGGGAACTCGTCGCCGCACTTGATCCCGACGTCATCGTCAAAGGCGGCGACTATGCGCCCGACACCATCGTGGGCGCGGCACACGTGATGGCGCGCGGCGGACGGGTCGTGGTTATTCCGCTCACCGAAGGACAATCCACCACTTCCATCATCGAGAGACTGCGTGGCTGA
- the era gene encoding GTPase Era, producing the protein MTKAGIVTVAGFPNAGKSTLLNRLVGEKLAITSPKAQSTRHRVVGIRTADNAQMVILDTPGLLEPRDTLHTAMRHAALGAVRDADVLVHVVDASSTIPESFQIAAGLDRAPRAPIVLALNKSDLLDEETRSRLLTWHPNAVLLSAVSGEGVDALVTRITSSLPESPYLYPDDELSTQPVRFFCAELVRETALEQLGDELPHALACEIEEYRENASPLYIRAVLHVERDSQKRIVIGANGQQIKKLGKAAREKIERLVGQPVYLDLWVKVLANWRKNPGAVRRLGYGDPTGRS; encoded by the coding sequence ATGACCAAGGCCGGGATTGTCACCGTCGCCGGATTCCCCAATGCCGGCAAGTCCACGCTCCTCAATCGCCTCGTCGGCGAGAAGCTCGCGATCACCTCGCCCAAAGCCCAGTCCACCAGGCATCGCGTCGTTGGCATTCGCACTGCGGACAATGCCCAGATGGTGATTCTCGACACGCCCGGGCTGCTGGAACCGCGCGATACCCTGCACACCGCCATGCGGCACGCGGCACTCGGCGCCGTGCGCGATGCCGATGTCCTCGTGCACGTGGTCGATGCCTCGTCAACCATTCCCGAATCGTTTCAGATCGCCGCCGGACTGGACCGCGCTCCGCGCGCGCCGATCGTGCTGGCGCTTAACAAATCCGATCTGCTTGACGAGGAAACCCGGTCTCGCCTGCTTACTTGGCATCCCAATGCCGTATTGCTCTCGGCCGTGAGTGGCGAGGGCGTCGATGCGTTGGTGACTCGCATCACCAGTAGCTTGCCGGAGAGTCCCTATCTCTATCCCGACGACGAACTCTCCACTCAGCCCGTGCGGTTCTTCTGTGCCGAGTTGGTGCGCGAGACGGCCTTGGAGCAACTCGGTGATGAATTGCCGCACGCACTCGCGTGTGAGATCGAAGAGTATCGCGAGAATGCGTCACCACTGTACATTCGGGCGGTCTTGCATGTGGAACGCGACAGCCAGAAACGAATCGTGATCGGAGCCAATGGACAGCAGATCAAGAAACTTGGCAAAGCCGCTCGTGAGAAAATCGAGCGGCTCGTTGGACAACCCGTCTATCTCGATCTCTGGGTGAAAGTGCTCGCGAATTGGCGTAAGAATCCAGGCGCCGTGCGACGCCTGGGGTACGGCGACCCCACTGGTCGCTCGTGA
- a CDS encoding PorV/PorQ family protein, translating to MISRLLVALLALLLGSAPVLSAQSGALFLLVPFGARAVSMGEAISADTTLGSEGIWWNAAALARLPSKEVALHYSQTLLANSVMVSVAVPSRIFGTLALSGYDVNYGDQQATDPFNGQPIGVISNHNYLLAASYATPVGKRLSLGVSYKFLVLRFACSGACGNTPVLSGKTSALDMGVQYVVPTAFPLTLGFSARNIGPALQIKDKPQADPLPLVIQGGVMSRLPIASLKAAGASLDVSADILKADALGGTNIGIGASLGYQDQYFLRAGYKRQQGDGSGPSIGIGLQRGALGIDLSRRFDRLSAQLGETPTYITLRGRF from the coding sequence GTGATCTCACGGCTCCTGGTTGCGTTGCTGGCGCTGCTACTGGGTAGCGCGCCGGTACTGTCCGCCCAATCCGGCGCACTGTTCCTTCTTGTGCCGTTCGGCGCGCGCGCGGTGTCCATGGGCGAGGCGATCAGCGCCGACACGACGCTGGGCTCAGAGGGCATCTGGTGGAATGCGGCTGCGCTTGCACGACTGCCGAGCAAGGAGGTCGCCTTGCACTATTCGCAGACGTTGCTCGCCAACAGCGTAATGGTCAGCGTCGCCGTGCCGTCCCGCATCTTCGGGACGCTGGCGCTGAGCGGCTACGACGTCAACTATGGCGATCAGCAGGCGACCGATCCGTTCAATGGGCAGCCGATAGGCGTGATCAGCAATCACAACTACCTGTTGGCGGCCTCGTATGCGACACCGGTAGGCAAGAGGCTCAGCCTTGGCGTGTCCTACAAATTCCTGGTGCTACGATTCGCCTGCAGTGGTGCATGTGGCAACACTCCGGTACTTTCGGGCAAGACGAGTGCACTCGACATGGGGGTCCAGTATGTGGTACCTACTGCATTCCCACTGACCCTCGGGTTCTCGGCAAGAAACATCGGCCCGGCGTTGCAGATCAAGGACAAGCCGCAGGCCGATCCGCTGCCCTTGGTCATTCAGGGCGGAGTCATGAGCCGACTGCCGATTGCGTCGCTAAAAGCTGCCGGTGCCTCACTGGACGTGAGCGCCGACATCCTGAAGGCCGACGCCCTCGGCGGGACCAATATCGGAATTGGCGCGTCGCTGGGCTATCAAGACCAGTACTTCCTCCGCGCCGGCTACAAGCGGCAACAGGGCGACGGCAGCGGGCCATCCATCGGCATCGGATTGCAGCGCGGCGCACTGGGAATCGATTTATCTCGCCGTTTCGATCGACTCTCCGCGCAGCTTGGTGAGACGCCTACCTACATCACGTTACGGGGGCGCTTCTAA
- a CDS encoding diguanylate cyclase: protein MTDRAINEQTAVLLTIGQPAPAWLAAWWETFDVRVLELPDAGAVLAVALRTRPRAIVLDGRGPEEWQNTVLATCRQLKRDSYSAIVPVVMIVPAHRFGEGFEAGADEVLRADVDDFEALARLATMIRRSDRDTDVHPSTRLPGTREIEAELARRVASGERFAACYADLDYFKEFNDRYGYHNGDQVIRLLARILHDVVKGLCEESGFVGHIGGDDFLCAVPIAAMPRVCDEIIRVFDELIPLQYSEQDRRVGYFFGKDRRGQLHRVPLMTLSVGVVTNQRRRFTRAVEVSELATEMKSYAKTLPGSVWAVDRRRDEPSTPMASAPGVELLRDRNGLRSGGVGQ from the coding sequence ATGACTGACCGCGCAATCAACGAGCAGACAGCGGTGCTGCTGACCATCGGTCAGCCGGCACCTGCCTGGTTGGCGGCATGGTGGGAAACATTCGATGTACGAGTGCTGGAGCTTCCGGATGCCGGAGCGGTGTTGGCGGTGGCGTTGCGCACGCGTCCACGAGCCATCGTGCTGGACGGGCGAGGGCCCGAAGAGTGGCAGAATACCGTACTGGCGACCTGCCGTCAGCTCAAGCGCGATTCATACTCGGCGATCGTCCCGGTCGTCATGATTGTGCCGGCGCATCGCTTCGGCGAAGGCTTTGAGGCAGGCGCGGACGAAGTCCTGCGGGCGGACGTGGACGACTTCGAGGCGTTGGCCCGTTTGGCAACCATGATTCGGCGCAGCGACCGTGACACCGATGTCCATCCGTCCACCCGGCTGCCGGGCACCCGGGAAATCGAGGCGGAATTGGCTCGCCGCGTGGCGTCTGGTGAACGGTTTGCGGCGTGCTACGCCGATCTTGACTATTTCAAGGAATTCAATGATCGCTATGGCTACCACAATGGCGACCAGGTCATCAGACTCCTCGCCAGAATCCTCCACGACGTGGTGAAGGGTCTGTGCGAAGAAAGCGGCTTCGTCGGGCACATCGGCGGTGATGACTTCCTCTGTGCGGTCCCCATCGCGGCCATGCCGCGGGTCTGCGACGAGATCATCCGGGTGTTTGACGAATTGATCCCGTTGCAGTATTCCGAGCAGGACCGACGCGTGGGATATTTCTTCGGCAAGGATCGCCGGGGTCAGCTGCATCGGGTGCCGCTGATGACCCTATCAGTTGGCGTCGTCACCAATCAGCGCCGCCGCTTCACGCGAGCGGTCGAGGTCAGCGAGTTGGCTACGGAAATGAAGAGCTACGCAAAAACGCTACCGGGATCAGTATGGGCGGTGGATCGTCGCCGAGATGAGCCGTCGACCCCCATGGCGAGTGCGCCTGGCGTCGAGCTGCTCCGCGACCGCAACGGACTCCGCAGCGGGGGAGTGGGCCAATGA